One Brassica napus cultivar Da-Ae chromosome C2, Da-Ae, whole genome shotgun sequence DNA window includes the following coding sequences:
- the LOC106345854 gene encoding protein NRT1/ PTR FAMILY 6.1-like, which produces MVVSEIKSPLTPGGCSSSSVHRKELSVFFLESDNRRLALGRGYTGGTTPVNIRGKPIANLSKTGGWIAALFIFGNEMAERMAYFGLSVNMVAFMFYVMHRPFESSSNAVNNFLGISQASSVLGGFLADAYLGRYRTIAIFTTMYLLGLIGITLGASFKMFVPDQSNCDQLSLLLGNCQPAKSWQMLYLYTVLYITGFGAAGIRPCVSSFGADQFDEKSKEYKTHLDRFFNFFYLSVTLGAIIAFTLVVYVQMEHGWGMAFGTLAIAMAISNALFFAGTPLYRHRLPGGSPLTRVAQVLVAAFRKRGAAFTSSEFIGLYEVPGLKSAINGSRKIPHTGDFRWLDKAALQLKEDGLEPSPWMLCTVTQVEEVKILIRLIPIPACTVMLSLVLTEYLTLSVQQAYTLNTHIQHLKLPVTCMPVFPGLSIFLILSLYYSVFVPITRRITGNPHGASQLQRVGIGLAVSIISVAWAGLFENYRRHYAIQHGFQFSFLTQMPDLTAYWLLIQYCLIGIAEVFCIVGLLEFLYEEAPDAMKSIGSAYAALAGGLGCFAATILNNIVKAATRNSDGNSWLSQNINTGRFDCLYWLLTLLSLLNFCVFLWSAHRYKYRAVETEEDKSRAYL; this is translated from the exons ATGGTTGTATCAGAGATTAAATCCCCGTTGACGCCAGGAGGTTGTTCAAGCTCTTCAGTGCATAGGAAGGAGTTGAGTGTGTTCTTCTTGGAATCAGATAACAGACGTCTTGCTCTTGGCCGTGGCTATACTGGTGGCACCACTCCTGTTAACATCCGTGGCAAACCCATCGCCAATCTTTCCAAAACCGGTGGTTGGATCGCTGCTCTCTTCATTTTTG GAAATGAAATGGCTGAGAGAATGGCTTACTTTGGACTATCTGTGAACATGGTGGCCTTCATGTTCTACGTGATGCATAGACCTTTTGAGAGTTCTTCAAACGCAGTCAACAACTTCCTTGGCATCTCTCAGGCCTCTTCTGTTCTTGGAGGTTTCTTGGCTGATGCATACTTGGGTCGTTACCGGACCATTGCCATTTTCACTACCATGTATCTTCTG GGGCTGATAGGAATAACACTGGGGGCAAGTTTCAAGATGTTTGTACCAGACCAAAGCAACTGTGACCAATTATCACTGCTCTTAGGAAACTGCCAACCAGCAAAATCTTGGCAGATGCTTTACCTCTACACGGTTCTTTACATAACCGGATTCGGTGCAGCTGGTATTAGACCATGTGTTTCCTCATTTGGTGCGGACCAGTTTGATGAGAAGAGCAAAGAGTATAAAACACATTTAGACCGGTTCTTCAACTTCTTCTACTTGTCTGTCACTCTAGGTGCAATCATTGCCTTCACTTTGGTAGTGTATGTTCAGATGGAACATGGTTGGGGTATGGCTTTTGGCACACTGGCTATAGCTATGGCCATTTCTAATGCTTTGTTCTTTGCTGGCACACCGCTTTATCGGCATAGGTTGCCTGGTGGTAGTCCCTTGACAAGGGTTGCTCAGGTACTAGTTGCAGCTTTTCGCAAACGAGGTGCAGCTTTTACAAGCAGCGAGTTTATCGGTCTGTACGAGGTTCCAGGCTTGAAGTCTGCTATAAATGGTAGTCGTAAGATCCCTCACACAGGCGATTTCAG ATGGCTAGACAAGGCGGCGCTTCAGTTGAAAGAAGATGGATTGGAGCCGTCTCCATGGATGCTATGCACAGTAACACAAGTGGAGGAAGTGAAGATTTTGATAAGACTGATTCCAATCCCAGCATGTACTGTAATGCTGAGTTTGGTTCTTACAGAGTATCTAACACTCTCAGTGCAACAAGCTTATACACTCAACACACACATTCAACACCTCAAGCTACCTGTGACATGCATGCCTGTCTTCCCAGGACTCAGCATTTTCCtcattctctctctttattACTCTGTCTTCGTCCCTATCACCAGAAGAATCACTGGCAATCCCCATGGTGCTTCCCAGCTTCAAAGG GTGGGGATAGGGCTAGCAGTTTCAATCATATCAGTAGCTTGGGCTGGACTATTCGAGAACTACAGGAGACATTACGCGATACAACATGGCTTCCAGTTCAGCTTCTTGACCCAAATGCCTGATCTAACAGCATACTGGTTGTTAATCCAGTACTGTCTCATCGGTATAGCAGAGGTTTTCTGCATCGTAGGGCTATTGGAGTTTCTCTACGAGGAAGCACCTGATGCTATGAAGAGTATAGGTTCGGCTTACGCTGCGCTAGCCGGCGGGTTAGGGTGTTTTGCTGCCACCATCTTGAACAACATCGTCAAGGCAGCGACTAGGAATTCAGATGGAAACTCGTGGTTGTCGCAGAACATAAACACAGGGAGATTCGACTGTTTGTATTGGCTCCTCACGCTTCTAAGCCTTTTGAACTTCTGTGTTTTCCTTTGGTCAGCTCATAGGTACAAGTACAGAGCTGTTGAAACAGAGGAAGATAAGAGTAGAGCATATCTTTAA
- the LOC106345853 gene encoding uncharacterized protein LOC106345853: MMPPELQPRLFRPHITSPSGEPTLSPPNYPPHMTRNSTSRSNAPRFSPSSFAYNARIATALVPCAAFLLDLGGAPVIATLTIGLLISYVVDSLSVKLGAFLGIWMSLLAAQISFFFSSPLFSSFNSIPLSLLAALLCAETTFLIGCWSSLQFKWLQLENPSIVVALERLLFACVPFTASSLFSWAVISAVGMSNSSYYLMAFACVFYWIFAIPRVSSFKTKNEAKYHGGEAPDESFILGPLESCFLSLNLMFTPVLFHVASHYSVVFTSAAAVSDLLLLFFVPFLFQLYASTRGGLRWVTKDSHQLQSVRVVNGAIAMVVIVICLEVRVVFRSFGKYIQVPPPLNYLLVTMTLLGGGAGAGASVLGMVSGGFSSVVFTGLAGVVSAAGAIVVGFPLLFTPLPAVAGLYFARFFTKKSVPSYFAFVALGSLMVIWFVMHNYWDLNIWLAGMFLKSFCKLIVANIIIAMVIPGLVLLPSKFHFLTEAGMVAHALLLCYIEDRFFNYSSIYYYGMEDDVMYPSYMVMLTTLIGLAVVRRLLADRRIGSKAVWILTCLYSAKLAMLFLSSKSIVWVSAALLLAVSPPLLLYKEKSKSASKMKPWQGYSHAAVVAISVWFCRETIFDALQWWNGRPPSDGLLLGFCIVLIGLACIPIVALHFSHVLSAKRSLVLVVATGCMFILMQPPMPMTWSYHSEMIKAARESADDISIYGFMASKPTWPSWLLIVSLLLILSAATSLIPIKYVVELRAFYSVVMGLALGVYISAEFFLQAAVLHVLITITMVCASVFVIFTHFPSASSTKLLPWVFALLVALFPVTYLLEGQVRIKTLSDNVAWGWDAGEEDKKVTAMLAIEGARTSLLGLYAAIFMLIALLIKFELTSLLREKVSESSGPSKTQGGARGMFPTRMRLMQQRRTTSIQSFAIEKMSEEGAAWMPAVGNVATIVCFAICLILNIHISGGSSQAIFFLAPILLLLNQDSDLLSGFGEKQRYFPVILAISTYLALSSLYTVWEEVWFGGNTGWGIEIGGREWFFAVKNLALLILTAPGHIIFNRYVWSYTSKQSDASPMLTLPLSFAAVVITDVFQVRLLGVLGIVYTVAQYVISRQQYIKGLRYI, translated from the exons ATGATGCCACCGGAGCTACAGCCGCGGCTGTTCCGGCCACACATAACCTCTCCCTCCGGCGAACCAACCTTATCTCCCCCCAATTACCCTCCCCACATGACCAGAAACTCCACTTCTCGATCCAACGCCCCTCGATTCTCCCCCTCCTCGTTCGCCTACAACGCACGCATCGCCACCGCCCTCGTCCCCTGCGCCGCCTTCCTCCTCGACCTCGGCGGCGCTCCGGTGATCGCCACCCTCACGATCGGCCTCCTCATCTCCTACGTCGTCGACTCCCTCAGCGTCAAGCTCGGAGCCTTCCTCGGGATATGGATGTCGCTCCTCGCAGCTcagatctccttcttcttctcctccccTCTCTTCTCCTCATTCAACTCCATCCCCCTCTCCCTCCTCGCGGCGCTCCTCTGCGCCGAGACGACGTTCTTGATCGGATGCTGGAGCTCGCTTCAGTTCAAGTGGCTCCAGCTCGAGAATCCTTCGATCGTAGTCGCCCTCGAGAGGCTTCTCTTCGCTTGCGTCCCCTTCACGGCGTCTTCGCTTTTCTCCTGGGCGGTAATCTCCGCCGTTGGGATGAGCAACTCGTCTTACTATCTAATGGCGTTCGCTTGCGTGTTCTATTGGATCTTCGCGATTCCTAGGGTTTCTTCGTTCAAGACCAAGAACGAAGCGAAGTACCATGGAGGAGAGGCTCCTGATGAGAGCTTTATCCTCGGGCCGTTAGAAAGCTGCTTCCTTTCTTTGAATTTGATGTTCACACCGGTTCTATTCCACGTGGCGTCGCATTACTCTGTTGTGTTTACCTCAGCTGCTGCGGTTAGCGATCTGCTGCTTTTGTTTTTTGTCCCTTTCTTGTTTCAGTTATATGCGTCGACGAGAGGTGGTCTTCGGTGGGTTACCAAGGACTCTCATCAGCTGCAGAGCGTTCGGGTTGTGAATGGGGCCATTGCGATGGTGGTGATTGTGATCTGTTTGGAGGTTAGAGTTGTGTTTCGCTCTTTTGGGAAGTATATACAGGTGCCTCCTCCGTTGAATTATCTTCTTGTGACTATGACGTTGCTTGGAGGTGGTGCTGGCGCTGGTGCTTCGGTTCTTGGAATGGTCTCGGGTGGTTTTAGCTCAGTTGTTTTCACAGGTTTGGCTGGGGTTGTGAGTGCTGCAGGAGCTATCGTTGTTGGATTTCCTCTTCTG TTTACTCCACTTCCTGCAGTAGCTGGGCTTTATTTTGCTCGTTTTTTCACAAAGAAAAGTGTGCCCTCTTACTTTGCATTCGTTGCTCTTGGAAGCTTAATGGTTATATGGTTCGTAATGCATAACTACTGGGATTTAAACATATGGTTAGCCGGCATGTTCCTCAAGTCATTCTGTAAGCTTATAGTGGCTAACATCATCATAGCCATGGTCATCCCTGGTCTTGTTCTTCTCCCATCAAAATTTCACTTCCTGACTGAAGCTGGTATGGTGGCCCACGCATTGTTGCTGTGTTACATTGAGGACCGTTTTTTCAATTACTCGAGCATATACTATTATGGAATGGAAGACGATGTGATGTACCCTAGTTACATGGTTATGTTGACGACACTTATTGGATTGGCTGTTGTGAGGAGACTACTTGCTGATCGCCGAATTGGATCAAAGGCAGTCTGGATCTTGACGTGTCTGTATTCAGCAAAGTTGGCTATGCTCTTCCTATCATCAAAATCAATTGTATGGGTGTCTGCAGCTCTATTGCTGGCCGTTTCCCCTCCCTTACTGCTATACAA GGAGAAATCGAAATCTGCCTCTAAAATGAAACCATGGCAAGGTTATTCTCATGCCGCAGTGGTTGCTATCTCGGTTTGGTTTTGCCGGGAAACGATATTCGATGCGCTACAGTGGTGGAATGGAAGACCTCCATCTGATGGCTTGCTTCTTGGTTTCTGCATCGTTTTGATTGGTCTAGCCTGTATACCAATTGTTGCCCTCCACTTTTCACATGTCCTG TCAGCTAAGAGAAGCTTGGTATTGGTAGTGGCAACTGGATGCATGTTTATTCTGATGCAGCCACCGATGCCTATGACGTGGAGTTACCATTCAGAAATGATCAAGGCCGCTCGTGAGTCAGCTGATGACATTTCCATCTACGGATTCATGGCATCCAAACCGACTTGGCCGTCTTGGTTGTTAATTGTGTCACTCCTGTTGATTCTTTCTGCTGCCACATCTCTAATCCCAATCAAATACGTGGTAGAATTGAGAGCATTTTACTCCGTCGTCATGGGCTTAGCTCTCGGTGTTTACATATCTGCAGAGTTCTTTCTACAAGCCGCCGTTCTACATGTTCTGATTACTATTACAATGGTTTGTGCCTCAGTTTTTGTCATCTTCACCCATTTTCCATCTGCCTCGAGCACAAAGCTGCTTCCCTGGGTGTTTGCTCTTCTCGTGGCTCTATTTCCAGTGACATATTTGTTAGAAGGGCAGGTCAGAATCAAAACTCTCAGTGATAATGTTGCATGGGGTTGGGATGCAGGAGAGGAGGATAAGAAAGTCACAGCAATGTTGGCGATTGAAGGTGCACGAACATCTCTTCTAGGTCTCTACGCAGCGATATTCATGCTCATAGCTCTCTTGATTAAGTTTGAGCTCACTTCGCTTTTGCGTGAGAAAGTCTCTGAGAGCAGTGGTCCATCAAAAACCCAAGGCGGCGCAAGGGGGATGTTCCCAACACGGATGAGGTTGATGCAGCAACGCCGCACCACATCGATCCAAAGCTTTGCAATAGAGAAAATGTCGGAAGAAGGAGCGGCCTGGATGCCAGCGGTTGGTAACGTTGCCACCATAGTGTGCTTTGCCATATGCTTAATTCTCAACATCCACATCTCAGGCGGCTCAAGCCAAGCGATCTTCTTCCTGGCTCCTATCTTACTCCTCCTGAACCAAGACTCTGATCTCTTATCCGGGTTCGGCGAAAAACAGAGATACTTCCCGGTTATACTAGCCATATCAACTTACTTAGCTTTATCCTCTCTCTACACTGTATGGGAAGAAGTTTGGTTCGGTGGAAACACAGGATGGGGAATAGAAATCGGAGGCCGTGAGTGGTTCTTTGCGGTGAAGAACCTGGCTCTCCTTATACTCACAGCTCCAGGCCACATTATATTCAACAGGTACGTGTGGAGTTACACAAGTAAACAGTCAGACGCGTCGCCGATGCTGACCTTGCCACTTAGCTTTGCAGCCGTGGTGATAACGGACGTGTTTCAGGTTCGGCTTCTTGGAGTTTTAGGCATTGTTTACACTGTGGCTCAGTATGTGATATCTAGGCAACAATATATAAAAGGGCTGAGGTATATTTAG